In one Brevibacillus composti genomic region, the following are encoded:
- a CDS encoding IS4 family transposase: MDKDTLLSSFGKWVAPLNAKIISDWTTETGEDKYVKKLTTLAYLLIFMDAQLNQRKALRDIVTEIENNEAFQKELGITSISISQLSRKNNKLSPELLQQLFVDLVAQVTRIRTPAAGRVGTVKLLDSTTMSLCLSKYKWATYRKTKAGVKLHLRVTFCDPDTVYPEKAVLTPAKPSDRTQMDALIDETGATYVFDRGYVDYEKYDQYCWDGVFFVTRLKDNAIVEVMDEFPTAEGSVMTRDRMVKIGKGAKQMKHVLRLIETVDLKGNPIRIITNRFDLTAEEIGDLYRNRWKIETFFRWLKQHLKLTRFYGEDENAVWNQILICLISYCLLLLMKLELSTTKSLLDLSRLLKSNLTKSWEVFKAAVFRKPARTSKGRQKVVKS; this comes from the coding sequence ATGGACAAGGATACACTACTTTCGTCATTTGGTAAATGGGTTGCACCCTTAAATGCAAAAATAATTTCCGACTGGACCACAGAAACCGGCGAAGACAAGTATGTGAAGAAGCTTACCACTCTAGCGTACCTTCTCATCTTCATGGACGCTCAGCTGAATCAGCGCAAGGCTTTGCGGGACATTGTCACCGAAATTGAGAATAACGAAGCCTTCCAGAAAGAACTCGGCATCACCTCCATCAGTATTTCGCAGCTTTCCAGGAAGAACAACAAGCTGTCGCCGGAACTTTTACAGCAGCTATTTGTCGATCTGGTCGCTCAGGTCACTCGCATTCGCACGCCTGCCGCTGGGCGAGTCGGTACGGTTAAACTGCTGGATTCCACGACCATGAGTCTGTGTCTTAGCAAGTACAAGTGGGCAACGTACCGGAAAACGAAAGCCGGCGTGAAACTCCACTTACGCGTGACCTTCTGTGATCCGGATACGGTCTATCCGGAGAAGGCCGTGCTCACTCCGGCCAAGCCGTCAGATCGCACCCAAATGGATGCGCTCATCGATGAAACCGGCGCTACTTATGTATTTGACCGCGGCTACGTGGACTACGAGAAATACGACCAGTACTGCTGGGATGGAGTCTTCTTCGTTACTCGGTTGAAAGACAATGCTATTGTCGAAGTGATGGATGAATTTCCAACAGCGGAAGGCTCGGTCATGACTCGGGATCGCATGGTGAAGATCGGCAAAGGGGCCAAACAGATGAAGCATGTTCTTCGCCTCATCGAAACCGTCGATTTAAAAGGAAATCCCATCCGAATCATAACGAACCGATTCGATCTGACCGCTGAAGAAATCGGCGACTTGTACCGCAATCGCTGGAAGATTGAAACCTTCTTCCGATGGTTGAAGCAGCATCTGAAGTTGACGCGATTCTACGGTGAAGATGAAAACGCCGTATGGAACCAGATCCTGATTTGCCTGATTAGTTACTGCCTTCTGCTCCTGATGAAACTGGAGCTCTCGACAACTAAGTCGCTGCTTGATCTAAGCCGACTACTAAAATCGAATCTCACCAAGTCGTGGGAAGTTTTTAAAGCGGCTGTATTTCGAAAACCAGCACGCACTTCGAAAGGTCGGCAGAAGGTCGTAAAGAGCTAA
- a CDS encoding reverse transcriptase domain-containing protein, which produces MDTIWEKQFSHLGKLVRYADDFVVMCKTKKDALESIQVIKAIMSKLDLTLSKEKSRLINIWDNTAGFDFLGFHHRKFPVLIKGGKRIYVMSHIPSKKAMKEMRRKIKMYTEPRSKLYWPLHEVVQGLNRKLKGFKNYYSISTIAARWLNRIDWYVIERLTLFVNKKGNVRNKHSRVGEVMKATRGSLVKLAGEDYRMPKKEEHRKAV; this is translated from the coding sequence ATGGATACAATCTGGGAGAAACAATTTTCTCATCTTGGCAAATTAGTTCGATACGCCGATGATTTCGTGGTCATGTGCAAGACGAAAAAGGATGCCTTGGAAAGCATTCAGGTTATAAAGGCCATTATGAGCAAACTTGACCTGACTCTTAGCAAGGAAAAGTCTCGATTGATCAATATCTGGGACAACACCGCAGGCTTTGACTTCCTCGGTTTTCATCATCGAAAATTTCCCGTTCTCATTAAAGGTGGAAAAAGGATATATGTCATGTCACATATTCCAAGCAAGAAAGCAATGAAAGAAATGAGACGGAAAATTAAGATGTACACCGAACCGCGCAGCAAGTTGTACTGGCCGCTGCATGAGGTGGTACAAGGGCTTAATCGAAAGCTTAAGGGATTCAAGAACTACTATTCAATTTCAACTATAGCAGCAAGATGGTTAAACAGAATTGATTGGTATGTAATAGAAAGGCTGACGCTATTCGTTAACAAGAAAGGGAATGTGCGAAACAAGCATTCCAGGGTCGGGGAGGTAATGAAAGCCACACGGGGATCATTGGTGAAACTTGCCGGAGAGGACTACCGAATGCCAAAGAAAGAAGAGCATCGGAAAGCCGTATGA
- a CDS encoding glycosyltransferase family 4 protein yields the protein MKICFSCPLESFKPKGNVLQFFIMLQAIDREVERLSPRQQEDFVLHCVLPFRYVNGMGGFHFRHVRFYQSDELNRKIIRLDRSYNYDFIFIRGRTQAREFVKKKPSLGKKLLFLSIHYNLKDPIIMHKVDHLFKNCRMIFFQTVPNARRYRDYLERKTSYSAHELDRKIHVLPQFVENFSSDEHSSIQPNSPLDLIVAGVIRPRYGLNKAVRAIRLIRKETPQAKLHVLYPSIVGRYRRRAQELLRSPGVVDHGQKSMWQTKRMILKSGIGLALIYDSTPDKNPSHSYLSRVLEYMGLGVPVITTKTVGNVHLLGENYPLFVRDEHDILECYRKLSDPAYYQEMCRYVSSRGKHYLAENAVKPFWNLLLSEWQAMNEQKSRVEN from the coding sequence GTGAAAATCTGTTTTTCCTGTCCGCTGGAGTCGTTTAAGCCCAAAGGAAATGTATTGCAATTTTTTATCATGCTGCAGGCGATTGACCGTGAAGTGGAGCGCCTGTCTCCCCGGCAGCAAGAGGATTTTGTCCTGCACTGCGTGCTCCCTTTCCGATACGTCAATGGCATGGGCGGCTTTCACTTTCGGCATGTCCGTTTTTACCAATCCGACGAGCTGAATCGGAAAATCATCCGACTGGACCGGAGCTATAACTATGATTTCATCTTTATTCGCGGTAGGACACAGGCCCGGGAGTTTGTGAAGAAAAAGCCCTCGCTGGGGAAAAAGCTGCTGTTCCTCTCGATTCACTACAATCTGAAGGACCCGATCATCATGCACAAGGTCGATCATCTGTTCAAGAACTGCCGCATGATTTTTTTCCAAACCGTGCCCAACGCCAGACGCTATCGCGATTATCTGGAGCGAAAGACGAGCTACTCTGCGCACGAGCTGGATCGCAAAATCCATGTTCTGCCCCAGTTCGTGGAGAACTTCTCCAGCGATGAGCACTCCTCCATCCAGCCGAATTCGCCGCTCGATCTGATCGTCGCCGGAGTGATTCGGCCCCGCTACGGGCTTAATAAAGCCGTGCGCGCCATTCGCCTGATCCGCAAAGAAACGCCCCAAGCCAAGCTCCATGTGCTGTATCCCTCCATCGTCGGCCGTTACCGCAGACGGGCGCAAGAGTTGCTTCGCTCGCCAGGGGTCGTGGATCACGGACAAAAGTCGATGTGGCAAACCAAACGGATGATCCTAAAAAGCGGGATCGGGCTGGCGCTGATCTACGACAGCACGCCGGATAAAAATCCTTCGCATTCTTATCTTTCCCGCGTACTGGAGTACATGGGGCTGGGCGTGCCCGTGATCACGACGAAAACCGTCGGCAATGTCCACCTGCTGGGAGAGAATTACCCGCTGTTCGTTCGCGACGAGCACGACATCCTGGAATGCTACCGGAAACTCTCCGACCCGGCCTATTACCAGGAGATGTGCCGCTACGTCAGCAGCCGCGGGAAACACTATCTGGCCGAGAATGCGGTGAAGCCGTTTTGGAACCTGCTGCTGAGCGAGTGGCAAGCGATGAACGAACAGAAAAGTAGAGTAGAGAACTGA
- a CDS encoding TetR/AcrR family transcriptional regulator: MTVQKIPLREWKKAKTKQALLQACLELIGERSFRHVYVEDICRRAEVSKVTFFKFFPQKEDLLLYFMCLWLTDRLMELAESPKRGTQALRHLFQKVDESAREVPGIMLSLIGFLSEVKMHPCMPELSDAEIHLYYPGKEEQARAIVPDLQHLFQRCVEEAIADGEIAEGRGVEEMVIGLFTIFYGAYLTAHLYQSQDFFRFYELHLKLLL; encoded by the coding sequence TTGACGGTGCAGAAGATTCCCTTGCGTGAGTGGAAAAAGGCAAAGACCAAGCAGGCTTTGCTCCAGGCCTGCCTGGAATTGATTGGCGAAAGGTCGTTTCGGCATGTGTACGTGGAAGACATTTGTCGCCGGGCAGAAGTCTCCAAGGTGACGTTTTTTAAGTTTTTTCCGCAAAAGGAGGACCTGCTCCTCTACTTCATGTGCCTCTGGCTGACGGATCGGTTGATGGAGCTGGCGGAGTCGCCCAAGCGAGGCACCCAGGCGCTGCGGCACCTCTTTCAAAAGGTGGATGAGAGCGCCAGAGAAGTGCCGGGGATTATGCTCAGCCTGATTGGATTTCTATCCGAGGTGAAGATGCATCCGTGCATGCCGGAGCTGTCCGATGCAGAGATTCATCTGTATTATCCCGGAAAAGAGGAGCAGGCACGGGCGATCGTCCCGGATCTGCAGCATCTGTTTCAGCGCTGCGTGGAGGAGGCCATTGCGGACGGGGAGATTGCCGAAGGACGCGGGGTGGAGGAGATGGTGATCGGGTTGTTTACGATCTTCTACGGAGCGTACCTGACCGCCCATCTCTACCAATCCCAAGATTTCTTCCGGTTTTACGAGTTGCATCTCAAACTTTTGCTTTAG
- a CDS encoding DUF4188 domain-containing protein — protein sequence MGKFVAGRHTAEMEGPFVVFVIGLHINNWLAVHQWLPIIQAMNRMLRELYQNRELGFLDAAFFWGGRGPVMIQYWRSYDQLEQYARGSAAHLNAWRDFNKKAARMGKVGFFHETYLVEDGRYECMYVNMPVYGLAKAGKHVPAVGARETARRRLGGQNEPAVPTPDAF from the coding sequence ATGGGAAAATTCGTGGCAGGTCGGCATACAGCAGAGATGGAAGGGCCGTTCGTGGTGTTCGTCATCGGCCTTCACATCAACAACTGGCTCGCAGTCCATCAGTGGCTGCCCATCATCCAGGCGATGAACAGGATGCTGCGGGAGCTGTATCAAAACAGGGAGCTCGGCTTCCTGGACGCAGCCTTTTTCTGGGGTGGCCGCGGGCCGGTCATGATTCAGTATTGGCGCTCGTATGACCAGCTGGAGCAGTACGCGCGAGGCAGTGCCGCGCATCTGAACGCATGGCGCGATTTTAACAAAAAGGCAGCCCGTATGGGAAAGGTGGGCTTTTTCCATGAGACCTACCTGGTCGAAGATGGCAGGTATGAATGCATGTACGTCAATATGCCGGTCTACGGCCTGGCCAAAGCGGGCAAGCACGTTCCGGCAGTGGGCGCCAGAGAGACGGCCAGGCGGAGACTGGGCGGGCAGAATGAGCCGGCTGTGCCCACGCCGGATGCTTTTTGA
- a CDS encoding DEAD/DEAH box helicase gives MRLPLTLEMIKSLCGRISYEKGKAYYQAGKVTLTVIDPASFAFKGTVKGSAGSFQTAIHFAQTGVVDASCTCPSLDSYEQRCQHIAAMLFSLYELQQDGQLDNRTPLPSPASPSASPDEAAGISERDVQLTNRLLALFADQGRRSENSLRPLFDAREVLEVQFILKPFSYGYRKHMLGIELKIGPKRLYIVQKIREFLGRLELREAHLFSKSFAYDPALHRFRPEDDAVLTQLLQICRNENLYRETASPYAPAAKSICGERMLLIPPDSWQALCPLLSAAPSVQLIQGDQAYDGLRLTDGPLPLRFSFDEAAGGLYRMEVDGLDELIVLEAYGVVLHEGVLHAVEAEHGSRLSALKQALAASHTPQIRMTPAQMQPFFTQVIPHLMKLGRVEMAEAVSARIVRTPLVARLYLDRVRDRLLAGLEFQYGDIVINPLEGDGPGRGSDRILMRDGERERRILELMERASFTRTEGGFFLVDEEAEYAFLYYLVPQLEGLVNIFATSAVKTRLHRPSAPPKVHVDREERTDWLAFRFEIDGIPEREIRQLLQSLQEKRRYHRLPNGALLPLETPDYEELRQIMNGIVLQIGEGEGAAFRLPLMRALPVLDGGRQGHVLKLGRSLRRLLEDLRNPDNLDFPVPAQLAPVIRDYQAYGYQWMKTLAHYRFGGILADEMGLGKTLQSIAYLASVTDEIRAQGRPALVVSPASLMYNWRNELRKFAPAIRTVIADGSKAERRDALDRASEADVIITSYPLLRRDHEWYAERSFHTLILDEAQAFKNHATQTAQAVKSLGAEHRFALTGTPVENNLEELWSIFDAVFPALFAGRKSFHELPREQVARRIRPFLLRRQKADVLGELPEKIEMLQASQLLPEQKKLYLAYLARLQQETLKHLREDSFEKNRIKILAGLTRLRQLCCHPALFVEGYRGGSAKLEQLLELVAECRRAGKRPLIFSQFTEMLRLIAKELGYQGVPFFYLDGQTPAAERVELCSRFNEGERDVFLLSLKAGGTGLNLTGADTVILYDLWWNPAVEEQATDRAHRIGQKNVVHVIRLVTEGTVEEKMHELQQKKKHLLEEVIQPGQEAVSSLSEQEIREILMLGS, from the coding sequence ATGAGGTTACCACTCACCCTGGAGATGATCAAGTCGCTGTGCGGCCGCATTTCATATGAAAAAGGAAAAGCCTATTATCAGGCGGGGAAAGTGACGCTTACCGTCATCGATCCCGCCTCTTTTGCATTCAAAGGCACGGTAAAAGGCAGCGCAGGCAGCTTCCAGACAGCCATTCATTTTGCCCAGACGGGAGTTGTGGATGCATCCTGCACCTGCCCCTCGCTGGATTCATACGAGCAGCGCTGCCAACATATTGCAGCCATGCTGTTCTCTCTATACGAGCTTCAACAGGACGGACAGCTGGATAACAGGACACCCCTTCCCTCCCCGGCTTCCCCCTCTGCTTCCCCGGACGAAGCGGCCGGGATCAGCGAGAGAGATGTTCAGTTGACCAATCGCCTGCTGGCTCTCTTTGCCGACCAGGGACGCCGCTCTGAAAACAGCCTCCGCCCCTTGTTCGATGCCAGAGAAGTCCTGGAGGTACAGTTCATCCTCAAGCCTTTTTCCTATGGGTACCGCAAGCACATGCTGGGGATCGAGCTGAAAATCGGGCCAAAACGGCTCTACATTGTGCAAAAAATCCGGGAGTTTCTGGGCAGGCTTGAGCTGCGGGAAGCGCATCTCTTTTCCAAATCATTTGCCTATGATCCCGCTCTGCACCGCTTTCGCCCAGAGGATGATGCCGTCCTCACGCAGCTCCTCCAGATCTGCCGAAATGAAAACCTCTACCGGGAAACGGCCAGCCCCTATGCCCCTGCAGCCAAAAGCATTTGCGGCGAGCGCATGCTGCTGATCCCCCCTGATTCCTGGCAGGCCTTGTGTCCGCTGCTATCGGCCGCTCCCTCGGTCCAACTCATCCAGGGCGACCAGGCGTATGACGGCCTTCGGCTGACGGACGGACCGCTGCCGCTCCGCTTCTCCTTCGACGAAGCAGCGGGCGGCCTCTACCGGATGGAAGTCGACGGCCTGGATGAGCTGATCGTCCTGGAAGCCTACGGCGTGGTGCTGCACGAGGGAGTGCTGCATGCTGTCGAAGCCGAGCACGGCAGCCGTCTGTCCGCGCTGAAGCAGGCTCTCGCCGCTTCCCACACGCCGCAAATTCGGATGACCCCTGCACAAATGCAGCCCTTTTTCACGCAGGTCATTCCCCATCTGATGAAGCTCGGCCGCGTAGAGATGGCCGAAGCCGTATCGGCGCGCATAGTGCGCACGCCTCTTGTGGCCCGTCTCTATCTCGACCGAGTCCGTGATCGGCTGTTGGCCGGTCTGGAGTTTCAGTATGGCGATATCGTCATCAATCCGCTCGAAGGAGACGGACCTGGCCGCGGCAGCGACCGCATCCTGATGCGAGACGGGGAGCGGGAGCGGCGCATCCTGGAGCTGATGGAGCGCGCCTCCTTCACCCGGACGGAAGGCGGCTTTTTCCTCGTTGACGAGGAGGCCGAATACGCGTTTCTCTACTATCTCGTCCCTCAGCTGGAAGGCCTGGTGAACATCTTCGCCACCTCCGCTGTCAAAACGAGGCTGCATCGCCCTTCCGCCCCGCCGAAGGTGCATGTGGACAGGGAGGAGCGGACCGATTGGCTGGCGTTTCGCTTTGAGATCGACGGCATCCCCGAGCGGGAGATCCGCCAGCTACTCCAGTCCCTCCAGGAAAAACGCAGGTATCATCGACTGCCAAACGGCGCTCTCCTGCCGCTGGAGACGCCCGATTATGAAGAGCTCCGCCAGATCATGAACGGGATCGTGCTGCAGATTGGCGAAGGCGAAGGAGCTGCCTTCCGTCTGCCCCTCATGCGGGCGCTCCCGGTTCTGGATGGCGGGCGGCAGGGACATGTACTCAAGCTGGGCAGAAGCCTGCGGCGCTTGCTGGAAGACCTGCGGAATCCCGACAATCTCGATTTTCCCGTTCCCGCGCAGCTTGCACCTGTGATTCGCGATTATCAGGCGTACGGCTATCAATGGATGAAAACGCTGGCTCACTACCGCTTCGGCGGTATCTTGGCGGATGAGATGGGGCTGGGCAAAACCTTGCAGAGCATTGCATATCTCGCCTCCGTAACAGACGAGATCCGCGCGCAAGGACGGCCCGCGCTCGTCGTCTCCCCCGCCTCGCTCATGTACAACTGGCGAAATGAACTGCGCAAATTTGCGCCCGCGATCCGGACGGTCATCGCCGACGGCAGCAAGGCCGAACGGCGCGATGCCCTGGACCGCGCCTCCGAAGCCGATGTGATCATCACCTCCTACCCGCTGCTGCGCAGAGATCACGAGTGGTACGCCGAGCGCAGCTTTCATACGCTGATCCTCGATGAAGCGCAAGCCTTTAAAAACCATGCGACGCAGACGGCACAGGCGGTCAAGTCGCTGGGGGCCGAGCATCGATTTGCGCTGACCGGGACCCCTGTCGAGAACAATCTGGAGGAATTGTGGTCGATCTTTGACGCTGTCTTTCCCGCCTTGTTTGCGGGCAGGAAATCCTTTCACGAACTCCCCCGTGAGCAAGTGGCCAGACGGATCCGCCCGTTTCTGCTGCGCCGCCAAAAAGCGGACGTGCTCGGGGAACTGCCGGAGAAAATCGAGATGCTGCAGGCCTCTCAGCTGCTGCCCGAGCAGAAGAAGCTGTACCTGGCCTACCTGGCCAGACTGCAGCAGGAGACGCTCAAGCATCTGCGCGAGGACAGCTTCGAAAAAAACCGGATCAAAATTCTGGCCGGTCTCACCCGGCTTCGCCAGCTTTGCTGCCATCCGGCCCTGTTCGTCGAAGGCTACCGCGGCGGCTCGGCCAAACTGGAGCAGCTGCTGGAGCTCGTGGCGGAGTGCCGCCGCGCCGGCAAACGCCCGCTGATCTTTTCCCAGTTCACCGAGATGCTGCGTCTAATCGCCAAAGAGCTGGGCTATCAGGGAGTGCCGTTCTTCTACCTGGACGGACAGACGCCGGCTGCCGAGCGCGTCGAGCTATGCAGCCGGTTTAACGAGGGAGAGCGGGACGTGTTTCTCCTCTCTTTGAAAGCGGGAGGAACGGGGCTCAATCTGACCGGAGCGGATACCGTGATCCTCTACGATCTCTGGTGGAATCCCGCTGTGGAGGAGCAGGCGACAGACCGTGCTCACCGGATCGGCCAGAAAAACGTGGTGCACGTCATCCGCCTGGTGACAGAGGGGACAGTCGAGGAGAAAATGCATGAGCTGCAGCAGAAAAAGAAGCATCTGCTGGAGGAAGTGATCCAGCCCGGTCAGGAGGCGGTCTCCTCTCTGTCGGAGCAGGAGATTCGCGAGATATTGATGCTCGGGTCGTGA
- a CDS encoding DUF3892 domain-containing protein, whose translation MSSPGTVPTGGGKEQIVAVRKNEDGDLIAFKTNSGRELDYVTALEEAKAGRLAHVDVFHKYGRDILRSEPDGIKENNLDNLPSF comes from the coding sequence CTGTCCAGCCCCGGCACTGTGCCAACTGGCGGCGGCAAAGAGCAGATCGTCGCCGTGCGGAAAAACGAAGATGGCGATTTGATCGCCTTCAAGACGAATTCGGGGCGGGAGCTGGACTACGTAACAGCGCTCGAGGAGGCAAAGGCAGGCCGTCTCGCGCACGTCGATGTTTTTCACAAATACGGGCGCGATATACTACGCAGCGAGCCTGACGGTATCAAGGAAAATAACCTGGACAATCTGCCTTCGTTTTAG